TCTGCACCGCCGTGTAGGCACCGAATCCGGCCGCGAGCATCGCTGCAATCGTGGCGCTGCCGATGGTCGGTCTGGCGGTGAGGATATGCACCAGGCCTGCCGCACCGAAAACCAGCACGGCGACAAAGGTGACTTGCAGTGTATCCATGGGCAGCGTGTCCATCGTTCGATCTCCGACTCGTTATGTAGCAGTTGCTACATAGACTGGTATCTTAATGTAGCAATCGCTACAAGAGGAAAATGTCGAAAGCGTCACTCTCGCGCGAAATGCTCCTGCCCAAGCTCGCCGCGCATGTTCTCAATCACGGGCTGGGCGGGGCAAGCCTGCGGCCGCTAGCCAGGGCGGCGGACACAAGCGACCGGATGCTGATCTACCATTTCGGCAACAAGGAGCAGCTGGTCGCCGACCTGCTCGACCATATTGCCGGGATCTATGCGACCGCGCTCGACGCGGCGATGGGGACGGAGCGACCAAGGACGCGCAAGGAATGTTTCGAGCGCCTGCTCGATCAGGG
The Erythrobacter sp. JK5 DNA segment above includes these coding regions:
- a CDS encoding TetR/AcrR family transcriptional regulator, with amino-acid sequence MSKASLSREMLLPKLAAHVLNHGLGGASLRPLARAADTSDRMLIYHFGNKEQLVADLLDHIAGIYATALDAAMGTERPRTRKECFERLLDQGRHPMMQPFMVLWWEIVAGSARGIPGYREAADAMMTKQLAWLETQMPAGDPDPAGGARYLMTLLEGTLMLGAVGHDRTARDGLLASGLAAP